The following are from one region of the Prochlorococcus marinus str. SB genome:
- the rdgB gene encoding RdgB/HAM1 family non-canonical purine NTP pyrophosphatase — protein sequence MKNLYLASKNKGKIEEYKKLLAGVNCKLLLQPESLEVEEDGLTFRDNAIKKASEVSRKTNNFSIADDSGICIEALGGKPGIYSSRYAENDQKRIERVLRELDGVQNRSAFFIANICVCSPNGEVIIESEAKCHGNIILNPRGKSGFGYDPIFEESSTRLTFAEMNNDIKDSCSHRGKALKKIIPDLIEIFS from the coding sequence ATGAAAAATTTATATTTAGCGAGTAAGAATAAAGGTAAAATTGAAGAATATAAGAAATTGCTTGCTGGAGTTAATTGTAAATTGTTACTCCAGCCAGAATCATTAGAAGTTGAAGAGGATGGACTGACATTTAGAGATAATGCAATTAAAAAAGCGAGTGAAGTTTCGAGAAAAACGAATAATTTTTCAATAGCAGATGATTCAGGAATTTGTATTGAAGCACTAGGTGGTAAGCCTGGCATTTACTCATCTAGATATGCAGAAAATGATCAGAAGAGAATTGAACGAGTTTTAAGAGAACTTGATGGTGTTCAAAATAGAAGTGCTTTCTTTATTGCTAATATTTGTGTTTGTTCCCCAAATGGTGAAGTGATTATTGAATCTGAGGCCAAATGTCATGGCAATATAATTTTGAACCCCAGAGGAAAAAGTGGTTTTGGGTATGACCCAATTTTTGAGGAGAGTTCTACCAGATTAACTTTCGCAGAAATGAATAATGATATTAAAGACTCTTGTAGTCATAGAGGTAAAGCATTAAAAAAAATTATTCCAGATT